The stretch of DNA CGCACTACGGCGTCAACGCCGGGGTGCCCAAGACGCTGATCCAGCACCTGATCCGGTGGGTGATCTCGACCGACCGGTTCGACGCCCAGACGAACGCGGTGCTCGAGACGATCGTCGAGCAGGAGATCAGTCCGGAGCTCGTGCCGGGGGAGCAGCCGCAGTCCACGGAGGCGAAGGTCGGTCCGTACTCGCTGCAGGACTTCACGCTCTTCCACGTCATCCGCTACGGCTTCAGCCCCTCGAAGATCGCCTTCCTCGCCTGGCAGGCGTGGCACGACGTGGAGGGTGGCGACTGGCCGGCGGGCTATCCCGAGGGCAAACGAACGGCGTACGACCTCGCCGAGATCCGGCACTGGCTGGAGGTCTTCATCAGACGGTTCTTCGCCAACCAGTTCAAGCGCTCGGCGCTGCCGAACGGGCCGAAGGTGAGCCACGGAGGCTCGATGTCCCCGCGCGGTGACTGGCGGATGCCGTCGGATGCCAGCGCCGCCGTGTGGCTCGCCGAGCTGGAGGCACGGGTCCCGAGCGTGTGAAGCCGACAGCTTCTCGACGGGAGAATGAAGCGAATACCTTCATTTTCGAGAAATGAAGGTATTCTCTTCACATGGTCGAGCGTGCGACGGTCATCGGAGACGTGGTGGGGTCCCGCGGCGCGTCCGACCGCGACTCGCTGCACCGCGTCCTGCTCGCCACGCTCGACCGCGTCAACCGGGAGCTCGGGGTGGTCACGCCGCTGCGGGTGACCGTCGGCGACGAGTACCAGGGTGTCTTCGCCGGCGTGGGGGCCGCGATCGCGGCGACGTTGCGGCTACGGCTGCTGCTGGCTCCCGACGTCGACGTCCGGCACGGCATCGGGTGGGGTGAGATCCGCACGCTCAGCGACGAGCCGCGCGTGGAGGACGGCCCCGGATGGTGGGCGGCCCGGGAGGCGATCGAGCGCGTCGCCCGCCTCCAGCGCGAGCCGGCGCGGAGCAGGCTGCGTACGGCGTACGTGCCGGCCCCGGACAGTGCCGCCCCCGACCGCGCGGCGATCGACGCCGCCCTGGCGGCCCGCGACGAGCTGCTCGGTCGGCTCGACGCCGTCTCGCTGTCGGTGCTCGATGGCATGCTGCGCGACATGAGCCAGCGCGAGATCGCCCACGACCTCGGGATCAGCCCGTCGGCCGTCTCCCAGCGGGTACGGCGCGACGGCCTGGCGGTGCTGATCGACATCGACAGCAGCCTGGGGACGGTGCGGTGACCTGGCTGGCGCTCCTGCTGATCGGCTTCGGCCTGGCCGACCTCGCGCACGCCCTGCGTCCGACGCGCTGGCTGCCGGAGTCCGTGGCGGCGGCGGTGACGGTGGCTGTCGGCCTGCTCGCGGGCGTCGAGGGCGCCCGCGACGTGCTCGCCCTCGTCCTGCTCGCCGCGGCCGTCGTCGGGTGGGGGCTGGTGGTGCGGATCGGCTTCGGCTCCGACAGGGCCTGGCTCCCGCTCGCGTTCGCGACCACGCTGCTGGTGCTCGCCCTGGCGACCACCCCCTGGGTGCACCCCCACGATGGGCCGCTCGGCGCGTGGCTGCGCGCCACGCCGATCCCGTTGCTGCACGACGTCTCGACCGATCGGGCGCTGCTCCTCGCCGGTGGCCTGCTGGTGCAGGGCTCGACCGGCAACGTCCTGGTCCGGCTGGTGCTGCTCGCGACCCACACCATCAACCCGGCCCAGGCCGGCGCGCGGGAGCCGGCGCCGCGGCTCAAGGGCGGTCGGCTGCTCGGGCCGATGGAGCGGCTGGTCATCCTCGGGCTCGGTCTGGCCGGCGACTACACGGCGGCCGGGATCGTCGTGGCGGCCAAGGGGCTGCTGCGCTTCCCCGAGCTCCAAGCCGCTCGCCGGGAGCTCGACATCGCCGCCGTGACGGAGTATTTCCTGGTCGGCAGCTTCGTCTCCTGGCTCGTCGCGCTCACGACTCTGGTGCTCCTGGCTCGCTGAGGCCCGGCGACCACTAGGCTCACGCCCATGGGTAAGCAGGAGGACTTCGTCCTGAGGGCGCTCGAGGAGCGCGATGTCCGGTTCGTGCGACTGTGGTTCACCGACGTGCTCGGCTTCCTCAAGTCCGTCGCGATCGCTCCCGCCGAGCTCGAGGGGGCCTTCGCCGAGGGCATCGGCTTCGACGGCAGCGCGATCGAGGGCTTCGCCCGGGTGACCGAGTCGGACATGCTGGCGCTGCCCGACCCCAGCACCTTCCAGCTCCTGCCCTGGCGGGTCGACCACGGCCCCGCCACCGCGCGCATGTTCTGCGACATCGTGATGCCCGACGGCAGCCCGTCGTACGCCGACCCGCGCTATGTGCTCAAGCGCACGCTGTCGAGGGCGGCCGAGAAGGGGCTGACCTTCTACACCCACCCCGAGATCGAGTTCTACCTCTTCAAGGACGAGCCGTCGGACGGTGTGACGCCGGTTCCGGTCGACTCCAGCGGCTACTTCGACCACACCGCGCAGTCGATGGGCGCCGACTTCCGGCGCGAGGCGATCAACTACCTCGAGGCGATGGGCATCTCGGTGGAGTTCAGCCACCACGAGGGCGGTCCGGGCCAGCAGGAGATCGACCTGCGCTACGCGGACGCGCTCTCCACCGCCGACAACATCATGACCTTCCGCACCGTCATCCGGGAGGTGGCACTCAGCCAGGGGGTGTGGGCCTCGTTCATGCCCAAGCCCTTCACCGACTTCCCCGGGTCGGGCATGCACACGCACGTGAGCCTCTTCGAGGGCGACCAGAACGCCTTCTACGAGGCCGGCGCCGAGTACCAGCTCTCCCAGACCGGCCGCCGCTTCATCGCCGGGGTCCTGCGGCACGCACCCGAGATCAGCGTGGTGACCAACCAGTGGGTGAACTCCTACAAGCGGATCGTGGCCGAGGGCGAAGCGCCGGCGCACATCTCGTGGGGGCACAACAACCGCTCGGCGATGATCCGGGTGCCCATGTACAAGCCGTCCAAGGGCCAGTCCACCCGGGTCGAGATCCGCACCCTGGACCCCGCCTGCAACCCCTACCTCGCGTTCGCCGCGGTGCTCGCGGCCGGGATGAAGGGCATCGAGGAGGAGTACGAGCTCCCGCCCGAGGCCGAGGACGACGTGTGGGCCCTCACCGACCGCGAGCGTGCGGCGCTGGGCATCGACCCGCTGCCGCGCGGGCTCGACGAGGCGATCGCCGTCGCGGAGAAGTCCGAGCTGCTGGCCGAGACCCTCGGCGAGCACGTGTACGACTTCTTCCTGCGCAACAAGCGTGCCGAGTGGGCCGAGTACCGCGCACAGGTCAGCGCCTTCGAGCGCTCGCGGATGCTGCCGGTGCTCTAGGCCGCCCGATGACGCGCGTCCTGGTCGTGCAGCACGATCCCACCTGCCCGCCGGCCCTGTTCGGGACCTGGCTGGAGGAGGCGGGCTGCCGGCTCGACGTGCGCCGGGCCCACCTCGGCGAGGAGCAGCCCAGCGTGCGGCAGTACGACGGCCTGCTCGTGCTCGGCGGCGCGATGGACGCCGACGACGACGCCGGCTGCCCGTGGCTGCCCGCCACCCGTGACCGGATCCGCGAGGCCGCCCTGCTCGGCGCGCCCACGCTGGGCATCTGCCTGGGCCACCAGCTGGCGGCGATCGCGCTCGGCGGCACCGTGGCCCGCCGCGAGGCGGGTCCGCAGATCGGTGTGCTCGATGTCGGCTGGGGCTGCGAGGTGCTGCTGGATCCGCTCGTGGACCGGATCGCCGGCGAGGGCCGGGCGGTGCACTGGAACCAGGACGTCGTGGTGGGCCTGCCTCCCGAGGCGGAGGTGCTCGCGCGCGGACCGCACGGCGAGGTGCAGGCGGCCCGGCTGGCCCGGACGGTGTGGGGTGTGCAGTTCCACCCCGAGGTCGACGGCGAGGTGGTGGCGACCTGGACGGCCGTCGACGCCGGTGGGGTGCACGCGGCCGGCCTGACGGCGGAGGAACTGGTGTCCCAGACCAGGGCGGCGGCCGAGGAGCTCACCGATGCCTGGCGCCCGCTGGCGCAGGCCTTCGCCCGGATGGCACGGGGCCGCTCCGCGGCCAACGGAGCGTTGTGGGAGTGACGTGAGCCCTCGGACCATGACCGGCAAGGGGCTGCTGCTGCGGCTCGGTTTCACCGACACCGACGCGGCAGCCGCGGGGATGGCCTCCCTCGGCACCGTCACCGACCCGCTGATCGCGCTCTTCGGCCGCACCGCCGACCCGGACCTCGCGCTTGCCGCATTGGTGCGGCTGGCCGATGCGGTCCCCGATCGGGAGCAGCTGCTCGACGAGCTCGCCGACGACGAGGGCACCGCGATGCGGCTGCTGTCCGTGCTCGGTGCCTCCGAGGCGCTCGGCGACCACCTCGCCCGGCACCCGGAGCAGTGGCGCGACCTGTGCGACCCCATGCTGGGCTCGACCAGGCCGGCGGCGTACTTCCTGCGCGATCACCTGCTCGACGCGGTCGCCGGGCTCGACCCGGTGGCTGCGCGCGACGCCCTCCGGGTCGAGTACCGGCGGCTGCTGCTGCGGCTGGCCGCCCGCGATCTGGGTCACGAGATGGGCGTCGACGACGTCGCCGCCGAGCTCTCCGACCTGGCCGCCGGCACGCTGGAGGCAGCGCTGGCGATCGCGCGCACCGAGGTCGACGGCGCCGACCGGGTGCGGCTGGCGGTCATCGCGATGGGCAAGTGCGGTGCCCACGAGCTCAACTACGTCTCCGACGTCGACGTGATCTTCGTGCACGACGGCCCGGACGAGATCGCCGTCAGGCTGGCCAGCGCGCTGATGCGGATCTGCTCCGAGCACACCCGCGAGGGCGCCATCTGGCAGGTCGACGCGGCCCTGCGTCCCGAAGGCAAGTCGGGCGTGTTGAGCCGCACCCTCGCCGGCCACGTCGCCTATTACGAGCGCTGGGCGTCCACCTGGGAGTTCCAGGCGCTGCTCAAGGCACGCCCGGTGGCCGGCGACCGCGAGCTCGGTGCCGCCTACGTCGAACAGCTCTCGCCGCTGGTGTGGCGCGCCGCCGAGCGCGACGGCTTCGTCGCCGACACCCAGGCCATGCGCCGCCGGGTGGTCGATCACATCCCGGCCAAGGACGCCGACCGCGAGCTCAAGCTCGGGGTCGGCGGGCTGCGCGACGTCGAGTTCGCCGTGCAGCTGCTCCAGCTCGTGCACGGGCGCGCGGACACCTCGTTGCGGGTGCCGGCGACGCTGAGCGCGATCGCGCGGCTTACCGAGGGCGGGTACGTCGGCCGCGAGGACGGCGAGGCGCTGCACGCGGCGTACACGTTCCTGCGGACCCTGGAGCACCGCATCCAGCTGCGCCGGCTGAGGCGTACTCACGTCCTCCCGCGCGACGAGGAGTCGCTGCGTCACCTGGGCCGCTCGATGGGTCTGATGCGCGACCCCGCCGCCTCGCTCGAGAAGGAGCTCGCCTTCCACCGCATGACGGTCGGACGGCTGCACCAGAAGCTCTTCTACCGCCCGCTGCTCTCGGCAGTGGCCCGGATACCCGGCGAGGAGGCCCGGCTCTCACTCGCCGCGGCCGAGGAGCGGCTGACCGCCCTCGGGTACGCCGACCCCGCGGCCGCGCTGCGGCATCTCGACGCGCTCAGCAGCGGGGTCAGACGGAGCGCGGCGATGCAGCGCACCCTGCTCCCGGTGATGCTGCAGTGGTTCGCCGAGGGACCCGATCCGGACATGGGCCTGTTCGGCTTCCGTCGCATCAGCGAGGCGCTCGGATCCTCGCCCTGGTACCTGCGCGCCCTGCGCGACGAGGGGCTGATCGCCGAGCGCCTGGCTCGCGTGCTGTCGACCTCGCGTTACACCACCGCGCTCCTCGAGCGGGAGCCCGAGGGGGTGCGGATCCTCGGCGGCTCGCTGGAGCCGACCCCGTCCGAGAGCCTGCTCGCCGAGATGCGGGGCGTCGTCGAGCGCCACCGGGACCTGGCGGCAGCGGTGCATCTGGTGCGCGGGATCAGGCGGCGCGAGCTGTTCCGGATCAGCGCGGGTGAGCTGGTCGGCGTGCTCGACGTCGAGCAGGTCGGCGCCGCGCTGAGCCGACTCACCGACGCGGTGCTGGAGTCCACGCTGGGGGCGGTGGTCCAGGAGGTGGCCGCCCAGCAGGGGCTGGCAGCGCCGCCGACGCGGCTCGCCATCGTCGCGATGGGCCGCTACGGCGGCTTCGAGCTGTCCTATGCCAGCGACGCGGACGTCCTGTTCGTGCACCAGCCCGAGGAGGGTGTCGCCACCGAGGTGGCGGCGACCTTCGCCCGCGCCGTCGTGGAGCGGCTGCGCGGCCTGCTCAACTCGCCCGGCTCGGATTCGGCGCTGTTGCTCGACGCCGACCTGCGTCCCGAGGGTCGGCAGGGTGCCCTGGTGCGCACCCTCGACTCCTACGCGGCCTACTACGCCAAGTGGTCGATGGTCTGGGAGGCCCAGGCTCTGCTGCGTGCGGACGCGGTCGTCGGTGACGCGGGTCTGCGCGACGCCTTCACCGCGATGATCGACCCGTTGCGCTATCCGGCGACGGGGCTGGCCGAGGGCGACGTGCGCGAGGTGCGCCGGATCAAGGGCCGCGTCGACGCCGAGCGGCTGCCGCGCGGGGCGGACCCGGCGACGCATCTCAAGCTCGGACGCGGCGGCCTGGCCGACATCGAGTGGAGCGTGCAGCTGTTGCAGATGCGCCACTCCCACGCCGTACCCGGGCTCCGGACGCCGCGCACGCTGGAAGCGTTGACGGCGGCGGTCGCCGCGGACCTGATCGCGGCGGACGACGCCGACGGGCTCGCCGAGGCCTGGCGGCGGGTGAGCCGGATGCGCAACGCGGTGACGCTGGTGCGCGGCCGGCCCTCGGACCAGCTGCCCACCAACGTCACCGAACGTCGCGCTGTCGCCTCGATCCTGGGCTACCCCGCGGACGCGAGCGACGAGATGGTCAACGACTACCTGCGGGCCACCCGACTGGCCAGCGGCATCGTGGACCGGGTGTTCTGGGGCGACTGACCGAGCTCAGTCGCCCTCCCGGTTGCTCAGTACTCGCTGGTCCGACGCTCCTGGACGGTCTGGGTGCCGTCCGCGTGCGTCGTCGTCGCGACCGTGCGGTTGGCCCGCCCGCGGTTCCAGGTCATCGCCGTCAGGACGATCACCGCCGCGCCGACCGCTGCGAGGATCCAGCCGATGGTGTGCACCTCGACACCCTGGACCTGCTTGTCGACGGCCAGGGCAAGGATGAGGCCCACCGCCAGAAGAAATGCTCCACCGCCGTAGCCCATGACAGACTCCTTCGTGTCCAGCCCGCTCTGCTTGCGGGCGTGATCGTGGGTCTCGGTGCCCTGCTTCACCGTCGGCCAAACCGCTGCGACCCGATCGCCCCTGCGGATCGCTGCTAGGTTAGAACGTGTTCTCGTAGGGCCGCGACACGATCGCGGCGAGGAGGGATGACGATGGCCGCCGGACGCGACGCCGTACGACTCACCGAGGAGGAGCTCGCCGGCTTCCTCGCCGACCAGATGAAGGTCCAGGTCGCCACCATCGGCCTGGACGGTACGCCGCACCTGGCCACGCTGTTCTACGCGCTCGACGAGGCCGGCCACATCGCCTTCTGGACCTATGCGTCCTCGCAGAAGATCACCAACCTGCGCCGGGACGCGCGGGTCAGCGCTCTGGTGGAGGACGGCACGGACTACTTCGAGCTGCGCGGCGTCAGCATCCGCGGCACCGCGCGTCTGGTAGAGGAGTACGACGAGGTGCGCGTGCTCGGCGCCCGGGTGATGAGGCGGATGGCCGGCGGAGCCGATCTCGGCGAGCTCGGTGACCAGGTGCTCGACGCCCAGGCGCGCAAGCGCGTCGGGGTGGTCATCGAGCCGGAGCGGATCGCCAGCTGGGACCACCGCAAGATGGCGTCGCTGCCGGGGCAGGCCGGCTAGCGGAGCAGGAGGCCGACCGCCACCTCCAGTTGGTGCTCGACGTCCTCGGGGGCGGTGCGGCCGGTCACCCAGCCCACCAGCGCGGCCAGCCACACGTCCGAGATCACCCGGATGACGGCCGCCTCCGCGGCGGTGGCCTCACCGTGCTCGGGAGAGCCTGCGATAGCGCGGGCGATCATCGTGCTGAGCCGCCGGGCGACGCCGTGGATCTCGCCGGAGACCGACGCGTCGGCGAACATGAAGGCCCGCACCATCGCCTCGGTGAGCAGCGGCTGCTTCTGCAGCAGCCTGGTGGTGCGGCCGAGGAGGAACATCACGCGTTCCTGCGGCGACGTACCGGGGATCGCCCGAACAGCCGTGCGCTGCTCCGCCTGCTCGAACTCGCGATCGAGGGCACCGACCAGCAGGTGGATCTTGGAGGGGAAGTAGCGGTAGAGCGTGCCGAGCGCGACCTGGGCCTGTTCGGCCACGGTGCGCATCTGGACGGCCTCGAATCCGCCCTCGGAGGCCAGCGCGATCGTCGCGTCCAGGATCCGCCGCCGACGTTCGAGCCGGGCGGCTGATCCGGCGCGGGAGCGCGCCTCGGTGGCGCCCGTGCTGGTCACGGGGCGGTCTCCGACTCCTGATGGTCGTGCTGGCGGTGCCATTCAAGCCATTGCTGCACCGCGCCGATCGCCGCGTGCGCGCGGATCGAACCGAAGATCTCGAAGGCATGCTGCGCCCCCGGCACCTCCACGTAGGTGACGCTCGCACGGGACACCTCACGCAACCGCTCCACGAAGGCGCGCGCCTGCCGGACCGAGACCATCGTGTCGGCGTCGCCGTGGATGACGAGGAAGTCGGGCGCGTCCGGGGTGATGTGCTCGATCGGCGAGGCCTCGCGGAAGTCCTCGATGGTGGCTCCGTCGGCGAAGACCCGGCGGGTGAGGAAGCGCCGGACGTAGACCGCGTAGGGATCGTCGCTCGCCATGTCGTAGACGCCGTAGAAGGGTACGCAGCCGGCGACCGGCGGGTCGGCCGTGAGGGCGGCCAGAGCGGCCAGGTGACCGCCGGCGGAGCCACCGGTGAGGACCAGGTGCCCCGGGTCGCCGCCGTACTCGTCGATGTGATCGCGCACCCACGCGATCGCGTTGCGCACGTCGTTGATCTGGGTGGGCCAGCGGTACTTCGGTGCCAAGCGGTAGTTGATCGCCACGCAGACCCAGCCCTGCGCGGCCATCCGGTTCATCAGGAGCAGGCCCTGCTCCTCCTTGCGGCCGATCGTCCAGGCGCCGCCGTGGATCTGCACCAGGACCGGGGCGTCGGGGACGCGGTGCTCCTCGCGCGGCCGGTAGATGTCCAGCCGCGCCTTGACGCCGCCCTCGGTGTAGGGGACGTCGCGGATCACCTCCACGCGCGGGTCTGCGAGCGCGAACGGCCGCGCCAGCGTGCGCAGCGAGGTCCGGTCGGTGCGCTTCTCCTGCGCCGACGGCTCGGGGGAGACGGCCGCGAGGGTCTCGTCGAGCACCTCCTTGAACGCGGCGCCGGCGCCGCTGGCGCGCCAGGTGAGGTACCCCAGCCCGGCTGTGGTCGCGGCCGCGAGCGCCAGGCCCAGCGGCGACACCCGCCGCCGTACGAGGCCCACAGCGGTGTCCGCCAGCCCGGCGAGCAGCAGCTGCGGTGCCAGCTCGCCGGTGATCCACCCGGCTGCGAAGGCCGGCACCGCCGTCGCCCGCGTGTCGAGAGGACGCACCGCGTTCGCCGTCAGGACGGCGAGGGCAGCCTGTCGCACCGTGTGTCCGCGCATGCGGCCAATGTAGAACGCCGCGCCTACCAGCGCTCGGGCGCGCGGCGGCCGGTGGCCGGCGGCACGGTCGCCGCGGCGGCCTGGCCGCCGCTCAGTTCCTGCGAGCGGTGGGCGCTGAGATGCTCCGCGAGCGCACCGAGCGCCATCGGGTGCGCGATGTGGTAGCCCTGGGCGAGGTCGCAGCCGAGATCGCGTACGGCATCGAGGTCGGCCGCCGTCTCCACCCCCTCGGCGACGACCCGCATGCTGAGATTGTGACCGAGGTCGATCACCGTCCGCGCGATCGCCTTGCGCACCTGATCGGTCGCCATGCCGGTGACGAAGGCACGGTCGATCTTGAGCTCGGCGATCGGCAGGTTGGCGAGGTAGCCCAGCGAGGTCTGGCCCTGGCCGAAGTCGTCGATGCTGACGTGCACGCCGGCCTGCGCGAGCTGCTCGAGCACGCTGCGAGCACGCTCGGGGTTGGTGAGCAGTGCCGTCTCGGTGACCTCGATGACCAGCTGGGACGCCGGCAGGTCCGCGCGTCGCAGCGCGTCGGTCACCTGCTGGACGAAGTCCGTCCGTACGACGCTGCGGGCCGAGACGTTGACGCAGACCCGGATCGGCGTGCCGTGCGCGGAGAGCCGCGACATGTCCTTGAGCGCCCGCTCGAGCACCCACGCGGTCAGTCGCTCGATGAGGTCGGTCTGCTCGGCCATCGGCAGGAAGCGCCCTGGCGGCAGCAGCCCGTGGACGGGGTGGTTCCAGCGCACCAGGGCCTCGACCGCGATGATCGCGCCCGACCTGGCGGCGATCTGTGGCTGGTAGTGCAGCGCCAGCTGACCGCTGCTGAGCGCATGCGGGAGCTCGGTGATGAGCTCCATGTCGGCCGCACCGAAGCGCTCCATCTCGGCGGCGTACTCGGCGATCACGGTGTGGTCCGACTTGGCGGCGTACATCGCCACCTCGGCCTGCTGCATCAGCGTCTGCGCCGAGACCTGCCCGTCGCTGACCTGCACGTAGCCGACGCTCGGGGCCACCGACAGCGGTCGCCCACCCACCTCGGCCTCGGCCGAGACCATCGCGGCGAGCCTGGTCAGGGCCGCGTGCGGGTCCTGCGGGCCGCGCAGGACGAGACCGAACTCGTCGCCGCCGAGGCGCGAGACCACGTCGGGGCGCTTGATGCCCGCGGTGAGCCGACGCGCGACGATGCCCAGCAGCTCGTCGCCGCTGGCGTGCCCGAGGGTGTCGTTGAGGTTCTTGAAGTTGTCCAGGTCCATGACCGCGACGATCGCTGTGCGCTCGATCCCGATGACCCAGGTCACGGCCTCCTCCACGTGCCGCATGAACAGCGCGCGGTTGGGCAGACCGGTGAGCGCGTCGAGACCGACCAGCGCATTCTCGGTCGACGCCTCCGTGCGTCGCCTGCGCTCGAGGACGACGGCGGCCACACCCAGGCAGACCAGGACGGCGAGCAGCCAGAGCGCGAGGTCGCGGTAGAGCGCGCGCCGGATCGCCGCGACGTCAGCGGCGTACGGCGCGTAGGGCAGGTAGACGTCGAGGGTCCCGATGCGCTGGGCGGGCGAGCCGGCGGTCAGCGGGACGGAGACGGCGACCGCGGCGGGGCCGGCCGTACCGGTACCGCCGGCGTCCAGGTGCGTGAGCACGGCGGCGACGTCGTCGTCGGAGCGCGCCGTCACGTCTCCGCCCGGGCTGGCCGGGGGCTTCGCGGTCCTGCGCCCGCTGCTCCGGTCGTAGGAGAACGCGACAGCGCCCCGTTCGTCGCGCAGCTGCAGTCGCAGCACGCGGCCGTCCGCGACCGCGTCGGCGGCCACCCGCGCCATCGCGCCGCGCTCCTGGCTCGACATGCCGGCGCTGAGACCGCGGCCGTCGAGCTGAGGCGCCACCGCCGTCTGCGCCAGCAGCAGCGCCGCCGACCGGGCCTGGGCAAGGCCACGGCTCTTGGCGGTCGCCTGGAGGTTCCAGACCAGCCCTGCTCCGAGCAGCACGACGGGGACCAGGATCACCAGCCCGTAGGTCAGCAGCGACCGCGCCGTCGAGTCGGCTCGACGGCGCCGTCGATCGGTGCTGCGGGCCATGGTGCGGACGCTAGTGCACGCGCGGCGCCGCACCGTGGAGC from Nocardioides sp. BP30 encodes:
- a CDS encoding putative bifunctional diguanylate cyclase/phosphodiesterase; translation: MARSTDRRRRRADSTARSLLTYGLVILVPVVLLGAGLVWNLQATAKSRGLAQARSAALLLAQTAVAPQLDGRGLSAGMSSQERGAMARVAADAVADGRVLRLQLRDERGAVAFSYDRSSGRRTAKPPASPGGDVTARSDDDVAAVLTHLDAGGTGTAGPAAVAVSVPLTAGSPAQRIGTLDVYLPYAPYAADVAAIRRALYRDLALWLLAVLVCLGVAAVVLERRRRTEASTENALVGLDALTGLPNRALFMRHVEEAVTWVIGIERTAIVAVMDLDNFKNLNDTLGHASGDELLGIVARRLTAGIKRPDVVSRLGGDEFGLVLRGPQDPHAALTRLAAMVSAEAEVGGRPLSVAPSVGYVQVSDGQVSAQTLMQQAEVAMYAAKSDHTVIAEYAAEMERFGAADMELITELPHALSSGQLALHYQPQIAARSGAIIAVEALVRWNHPVHGLLPPGRFLPMAEQTDLIERLTAWVLERALKDMSRLSAHGTPIRVCVNVSARSVVRTDFVQQVTDALRRADLPASQLVIEVTETALLTNPERARSVLEQLAQAGVHVSIDDFGQGQTSLGYLANLPIAELKIDRAFVTGMATDQVRKAIARTVIDLGHNLSMRVVAEGVETAADLDAVRDLGCDLAQGYHIAHPMALGALAEHLSAHRSQELSGGQAAAATVPPATGRRAPERW
- a CDS encoding pyridoxamine 5'-phosphate oxidase family protein, whose translation is MAAGRDAVRLTEEELAGFLADQMKVQVATIGLDGTPHLATLFYALDEAGHIAFWTYASSQKITNLRRDARVSALVEDGTDYFELRGVSIRGTARLVEEYDEVRVLGARVMRRMAGGADLGELGDQVLDAQARKRVGVVIEPERIASWDHRKMASLPGQAG
- a CDS encoding glutamine synthetase family protein; the encoded protein is MGKQEDFVLRALEERDVRFVRLWFTDVLGFLKSVAIAPAELEGAFAEGIGFDGSAIEGFARVTESDMLALPDPSTFQLLPWRVDHGPATARMFCDIVMPDGSPSYADPRYVLKRTLSRAAEKGLTFYTHPEIEFYLFKDEPSDGVTPVPVDSSGYFDHTAQSMGADFRREAINYLEAMGISVEFSHHEGGPGQQEIDLRYADALSTADNIMTFRTVIREVALSQGVWASFMPKPFTDFPGSGMHTHVSLFEGDQNAFYEAGAEYQLSQTGRRFIAGVLRHAPEISVVTNQWVNSYKRIVAEGEAPAHISWGHNNRSAMIRVPMYKPSKGQSTRVEIRTLDPACNPYLAFAAVLAAGMKGIEEEYELPPEAEDDVWALTDRERAALGIDPLPRGLDEAIAVAEKSELLAETLGEHVYDFFLRNKRAEWAEYRAQVSAFERSRMLPVL
- a CDS encoding type 1 glutamine amidotransferase — encoded protein: MTRVLVVQHDPTCPPALFGTWLEEAGCRLDVRRAHLGEEQPSVRQYDGLLVLGGAMDADDDAGCPWLPATRDRIREAALLGAPTLGICLGHQLAAIALGGTVARREAGPQIGVLDVGWGCEVLLDPLVDRIAGEGRAVHWNQDVVVGLPPEAEVLARGPHGEVQAARLARTVWGVQFHPEVDGEVVATWTAVDAGGVHAAGLTAEELVSQTRAAAEELTDAWRPLAQAFARMARGRSAANGALWE
- a CDS encoding SatD family protein, encoding MVERATVIGDVVGSRGASDRDSLHRVLLATLDRVNRELGVVTPLRVTVGDEYQGVFAGVGAAIAATLRLRLLLAPDVDVRHGIGWGEIRTLSDEPRVEDGPGWWAAREAIERVARLQREPARSRLRTAYVPAPDSAAPDRAAIDAALAARDELLGRLDAVSLSVLDGMLRDMSQREIAHDLGISPSAVSQRVRRDGLAVLIDIDSSLGTVR
- a CDS encoding TetR family transcriptional regulator, with product MTSTGATEARSRAGSAARLERRRRILDATIALASEGGFEAVQMRTVAEQAQVALGTLYRYFPSKIHLLVGALDREFEQAEQRTAVRAIPGTSPQERVMFLLGRTTRLLQKQPLLTEAMVRAFMFADASVSGEIHGVARRLSTMIARAIAGSPEHGEATAAEAAVIRVISDVWLAALVGWVTGRTAPEDVEHQLEVAVGLLLR
- a CDS encoding alpha/beta hydrolase, with protein sequence MRGHTVRQAALAVLTANAVRPLDTRATAVPAFAAGWITGELAPQLLLAGLADTAVGLVRRRVSPLGLALAAATTAGLGYLTWRASGAGAAFKEVLDETLAAVSPEPSAQEKRTDRTSLRTLARPFALADPRVEVIRDVPYTEGGVKARLDIYRPREEHRVPDAPVLVQIHGGAWTIGRKEEQGLLLMNRMAAQGWVCVAINYRLAPKYRWPTQINDVRNAIAWVRDHIDEYGGDPGHLVLTGGSAGGHLAALAALTADPPVAGCVPFYGVYDMASDDPYAVYVRRFLTRRVFADGATIEDFREASPIEHITPDAPDFLVIHGDADTMVSVRQARAFVERLREVSRASVTYVEVPGAQHAFEIFGSIRAHAAIGAVQQWLEWHRQHDHQESETAP
- a CDS encoding bifunctional [glutamine synthetase] adenylyltransferase/[glutamine synthetase]-adenylyl-L-tyrosine phosphorylase, whose protein sequence is MTGKGLLLRLGFTDTDAAAAGMASLGTVTDPLIALFGRTADPDLALAALVRLADAVPDREQLLDELADDEGTAMRLLSVLGASEALGDHLARHPEQWRDLCDPMLGSTRPAAYFLRDHLLDAVAGLDPVAARDALRVEYRRLLLRLAARDLGHEMGVDDVAAELSDLAAGTLEAALAIARTEVDGADRVRLAVIAMGKCGAHELNYVSDVDVIFVHDGPDEIAVRLASALMRICSEHTREGAIWQVDAALRPEGKSGVLSRTLAGHVAYYERWASTWEFQALLKARPVAGDRELGAAYVEQLSPLVWRAAERDGFVADTQAMRRRVVDHIPAKDADRELKLGVGGLRDVEFAVQLLQLVHGRADTSLRVPATLSAIARLTEGGYVGREDGEALHAAYTFLRTLEHRIQLRRLRRTHVLPRDEESLRHLGRSMGLMRDPAASLEKELAFHRMTVGRLHQKLFYRPLLSAVARIPGEEARLSLAAAEERLTALGYADPAAALRHLDALSSGVRRSAAMQRTLLPVMLQWFAEGPDPDMGLFGFRRISEALGSSPWYLRALRDEGLIAERLARVLSTSRYTTALLEREPEGVRILGGSLEPTPSESLLAEMRGVVERHRDLAAAVHLVRGIRRRELFRISAGELVGVLDVEQVGAALSRLTDAVLESTLGAVVQEVAAQQGLAAPPTRLAIVAMGRYGGFELSYASDADVLFVHQPEEGVATEVAATFARAVVERLRGLLNSPGSDSALLLDADLRPEGRQGALVRTLDSYAAYYAKWSMVWEAQALLRADAVVGDAGLRDAFTAMIDPLRYPATGLAEGDVREVRRIKGRVDAERLPRGADPATHLKLGRGGLADIEWSVQLLQMRHSHAVPGLRTPRTLEALTAAVAADLIAADDADGLAEAWRRVSRMRNAVTLVRGRPSDQLPTNVTERRAVASILGYPADASDEMVNDYLRATRLASGIVDRVFWGD
- a CDS encoding DUF6458 family protein; translated protein: MKQGTETHDHARKQSGLDTKESVMGYGGGAFLLAVGLILALAVDKQVQGVEVHTIGWILAAVGAAVIVLTAMTWNRGRANRTVATTTHADGTQTVQERRTSEY